In the Cyanobacteria bacterium GSL.Bin1 genome, one interval contains:
- a CDS encoding aminotransferase class I/II-fold pyridoxal phosphate-dependent enzyme produces the protein MTQTNLDFLLQTDPTVSGMMQKELQRQREHLELIASENFTSPAVMAAQGSVLTNKYAEGLPKKRYYGGCEFIDQIEQLAIDRAKELFGAASANVQPHSGAQANFAVFLTLLNPGDKIMGMDLSHGGHLTHGSPVNVSGKWFEAIHYGVSQETEQLDYDHILEVARQERPKLIICGYSAYPRIINFEKFRAIADEVGAYLLADIAHIAGLVASGHHPNPIPHCDVVTTTTHKTLRGPRGGLILTRDPELGKKLNKSVFPGTQGGPLEHVIAGKAVAFGEALKPEFKAYSGQVIANAQAMAEQLQKRGLKIVSGGTDNHLLLVDLRSVNLTGKQADQLVSDVNITANKNTVPFDPESPFVTSGLRLGSPAMTTRGLGTEEFAEIANIIADRLQNPEDEQVKQACTQRVAALCERFPLYPHLKAPVPAMV, from the coding sequence GTGACGCAAACAAATTTAGATTTTCTTCTCCAAACCGACCCGACCGTCTCGGGTATGATGCAGAAAGAATTGCAACGACAAAGAGAACACCTCGAACTAATTGCCAGTGAAAACTTTACCTCTCCTGCTGTTATGGCAGCCCAGGGGTCTGTTCTCACCAATAAATATGCTGAAGGACTGCCCAAAAAGCGTTACTATGGCGGGTGTGAATTTATTGATCAAATTGAACAACTTGCTATTGACCGGGCAAAAGAACTATTTGGTGCCGCTAGTGCCAATGTTCAGCCTCACTCCGGCGCGCAAGCAAACTTTGCCGTTTTTCTAACCCTACTCAACCCCGGCGATAAAATCATGGGGATGGACTTATCTCACGGGGGACACCTGACTCATGGTTCCCCTGTGAATGTTTCCGGGAAATGGTTTGAAGCGATTCATTATGGAGTGAGTCAAGAAACCGAACAACTCGACTATGACCACATTTTAGAAGTCGCCCGCCAAGAGCGTCCAAAATTAATTATCTGTGGCTACTCAGCTTACCCGCGGATTATTAATTTTGAAAAATTCCGCGCGATCGCGGATGAAGTAGGGGCTTATCTCTTAGCCGATATCGCTCATATTGCCGGTTTAGTTGCTAGTGGTCATCATCCGAACCCCATCCCTCACTGTGATGTTGTTACCACAACCACTCACAAAACCCTTCGTGGTCCTCGTGGTGGTTTAATTCTGACGCGCGATCCTGAATTAGGCAAAAAATTAAACAAATCGGTATTTCCGGGGACGCAAGGGGGGCCATTAGAGCACGTTATTGCTGGGAAAGCAGTAGCATTTGGTGAAGCCCTCAAACCGGAATTTAAAGCTTATTCCGGACAAGTGATTGCCAATGCCCAAGCGATGGCAGAACAATTACAAAAGCGAGGCTTAAAAATTGTTTCTGGCGGTACAGACAATCATCTCCTGCTGGTGGATCTGCGCTCAGTCAACCTCACTGGAAAACAAGCGGACCAATTAGTCAGTGACGTCAACATCACAGCTAACAAAAATACCGTTCCCTTTGACCCCGAATCTCCTTTTGTTACCAGTGGCTTGCGCCTCGGTTCTCCAGCAATGACGACACGCGGTCTCGGAACAGAAGAATTTGCTGAGATTGCCAATATCATCGCTGATCGTTTACAAAACCCTGAAGATGAACAAGTGAAACAAGCTTGTACTCAACGGGTAGCAGCTTTGTGTGAGCGATTCCCGCTCTATCCC